In Meriones unguiculatus strain TT.TT164.6M chromosome 17, Bangor_MerUng_6.1, whole genome shotgun sequence, a single window of DNA contains:
- the Ifnar2 gene encoding interferon alpha/beta receptor 2: MLPTRTASAISLLNLCLVVYISLQFGPSSAFDEYPEELCTTNLAFRNFRLILSWELKNKSIPATHYTFNYTIMSKPEEVKVVKNCTDIKESSCDVTDEWSDVTENYAVIILVYRGDSVTSQCSGSVSYLDVRLEPPEFEIAGSTDHINVVVKFPPVTPKIFGDNLWEMPSYRSFVIEEQMEDGINKHKVKINNVVGNFTYILRDLLPKTNYCVSVYFEVSGQKATIKSPLKCTLLQPGQESGSSESATIGIITGCLIVTVFISTITILKRIGYICLKNNFPNALKFRHFLAWIVPELPPSEAVSTLEIIPSNKKKKLWNYDYGDESDSDDEEVPKARATGYTMHGLMVKLPSQASDSPDQPPEPQPEEDSGTEETYEAGAGAGAELELPTEAEVGPGLGPSEDPSGPGERTENVPPDSFPGDDSSYMDGPEDKVTFNVNLNSVFLRALHGDSEDTSELLSLTEDTIILDEVLPRSESGLVMAAADRTQPPQPSLSSRDLWTEDGSSERTDTSSDSDADLGDGYIMR, encoded by the exons tGTACATAAGCCTACAGTTTGGTCCATCATCTGCTTTTGATG AGTATCCAGAAGAACTTTGCACTACAAACCTGGCATTTCGAAATTTCCGGCTAATTTTATCGtgggaattaaaaaacaaatccaTCCCAGCAACTCACTATACATTTAATTACACAATCATGAG CAAACCAGAAGAAGTGAAGGTTGTTAAGAACTGTACAGATATTAAGGAGTCATCGTGTGATGTGACAGACGAGTGGAGTGACGTCACTGAGAACTATGCCGTCATCATCTTGGTGTACAGAGGGGACTCCGTGACAAGCCAGTGTTCAGGCTCTGTCTCATACTTAGACG TTCGTCTGGAGCCTCCGGAATTTGAGATTGCGGGCTCTACAGATCACATAAATGTGGTGGTGAAATTTCCACCTGTTACTCCCAAGATATTTGGGGATAACCTATGGGAAATGCCAAGTTATAGATCGTTTGTCATCGAAGAACAGATGGAGGATGGCATTAACAAG CACAAGGTCAAAATAAATAATGTTGTTGGGAACTTCACCTACATCCTTAGAGACTTGCTTCCGAAGACAAACTATTGTGTATCTGTTTATTTTGAAGTTTCAGGACAGAAAGCCACAATAAAGTCTCCCTTAAAATGCACCCTCCTTCAGCCTGGCCAGGAATCAG GCTCATCAGAATCTGCCACTATAGGAATAATTACTGGGTGCTTGATAGTGACGGTTTTCATAAGCACCATCACAATACTGAAACGGATTGGTTATATATGCTTAAAAAACAATTTCCCCAATGCCTTG AAGTTCCGTCACTTTTTAGCATGGATAGTCCCTGAACTGCCACCGTCAGAAGCAGTGAGCACATTGGAGATCATTCCCTCCAACAAGAAGAAGAAACTGTGGAATTATGATTACGGAGATGAAAGTGACAGTGATGACGAAGAAGTTCCCAAAGCAAGGGCCACTGGGTACACCATGCACGGACTGATGGTCAAGCTTCCGTCACAGGCCTCTGACTCCCCAGACCAGCCCCCAGAACCCCAGCCTGAAGAAGATTCAGGGACTGAGGAAACCTACGAGGCTGGGGCGGGGGCGGGAGCTGAGCTGGAGCTGCCCACAGAGGCCGAGGTGGGGCCGGGCCTTGGGCCTTCAGAAGACCCCAGTGGCCCCGGTGAGAGGACAGAGAACGTGCCTCCAGACTCCTTTCCCGGGGATGATAGCAGCTACATGGACGGGCCTGAAGACAAAGTTACCTTCAACGTGAACTTAAACTCTGTGTTTTTGAGAGCTCTCCACGGCGACTCTGAAGATACCTCAGAGCTGCTCTCGCTCACAGAAGATACCATCATCCTAGACGAGGTTCTCCCCAGGTCAGAGTCAGGCCTTGTGATGGCTGCGGCGGACAGGACACAGCCGCCCCAGCCCAGCCTCTCTTCCCGGGACCTATGGACGGAAgacgggtcctctgaaagaactgACACTTCTTCGGATTCCGATGCTGACCTAGGAGATGGCTACATTATGAGATAA